From one Timaviella obliquedivisa GSE-PSE-MK23-08B genomic stretch:
- a CDS encoding efflux RND transporter permease subunit: protein MQNPSSSGFSLSTLSIRQHIGTLMLTLTVMIVGVFFMSQLPVDLLPSVTYPRIGVRLDAPGISPEVAIDEITRPLEEALSTTDGVVQVYSQTREGQVSLDLYFNPGSNVEQALNDATAAFNRNRGRLPDTIEEPRLFKADPSQLPVYEMALTSPSLRDVDLRVFADEELSRELNIVAGVASADVSGGVQEEVRVNIDLNRLQALGIGLTDVLDELEQRNQDVSGGRIRGDYSEPLTRAVGRFQDADEIQNLSFAVGGSGSSASQSTLSEQTNSTQNSTLSTQNSSPQQVYLRDFADVIDGTEDERVLVNLNRQKAVKLSVQKQPDANTVSVVDGVKQRLEELRQSGLIPADMIITPTLDESKFIRNSLANVITSGLSGSVLAAIAVFIFLGSLRQTFIIALTIPLCILAAAIAMKFSGFSLNIFSLGGLAITVGQAVDTSIVILENVSRRVEMLKLDRQATLAENHSLDGNNNNGNHNSNGNHNGNGSHNGKGHNTYARTLIATVEESSREVESSLVASTATNLVAVVPFILVGGFISLLFNELILTICFAVVASLVVALTVVPMLAARLFAIEWSSGLHRLWFLRAFNQRLDGATRSYGNTLAKLIRRPAIVVVTTFVILGGSGVMMAGQIPQEILPRISTGQANVNVQFPPGTSLETNRRVMAAVDDVLLRQPETDYVFTTAGGSLFGSSVSANPSRSSGSVTLKAGSDVVDFRERVTQEMNQLNLAGIRVRVSAGSVRGLTLNNSPLRGAEVDVVLQGEDTEGLRQAGRQVLAALDEQVTLSAFRPDADDRQPEVQIRPDWERANALGLTTQAIGSTIQTAIEGSVPTQLQRNERLVDVRVQLNQALLKQPSQLAQLPLFVDNGALVRLSDVAKIEDGQAPGEIQRINQRSVFLIAGNLNKGASLGAALEEVQQIVATLDLPDGVTVLPSYAGQTNKELQGALVGLGSLAAFLVFVVMAVQYNSLVDPLVIILTVPLALAGGIFGLFVTQTAIGITVVVGAVLLVGIVVNNAIIMVETANQIREEERLDRAAAIMKAAPQRLRPILMTTITTVLGLFPLALGIGEGSEFLQPLGIVVFSGLTLATLLTLFIIPCFYILLHSIFKRDIGIGQLVNRTRSLVMSGRKS, encoded by the coding sequence GGAAGAAGCCCTCTCTACGACCGATGGAGTAGTTCAAGTTTATTCGCAAACGCGAGAAGGACAAGTCAGCTTAGATCTATACTTCAATCCTGGCAGCAACGTAGAGCAGGCGCTCAATGATGCGACGGCAGCATTTAACCGTAACCGTGGCCGACTCCCCGACACGATCGAAGAACCCCGCCTGTTTAAAGCAGACCCGTCGCAGCTACCCGTTTATGAAATGGCGCTCACGTCGCCTTCGTTGCGCGATGTTGACTTACGCGTGTTTGCTGATGAAGAATTATCTCGTGAACTCAACATCGTGGCGGGCGTTGCGTCAGCGGATGTTTCGGGCGGCGTACAGGAGGAAGTTCGCGTCAACATTGACCTAAATCGTCTGCAAGCTCTAGGCATTGGGCTAACTGATGTGCTGGATGAGTTGGAGCAGCGCAATCAAGATGTCTCTGGTGGACGCATTCGGGGCGATTATTCAGAACCCTTAACGCGGGCAGTGGGACGCTTCCAGGATGCAGACGAGATTCAAAATTTATCCTTTGCAGTAGGAGGAAGCGGAAGTAGCGCTTCGCAATCAACCCTTAGTGAGCAGACTAATTCAACTCAAAACTCAACCCTCAGTACTCAAAATTCTTCACCTCAACAGGTGTATCTGCGTGATTTTGCTGATGTAATTGATGGCACTGAAGACGAGCGAGTACTGGTCAACCTGAATCGGCAGAAAGCAGTCAAACTTAGCGTGCAGAAGCAGCCCGATGCCAATACAGTATCGGTAGTGGATGGGGTCAAGCAACGCTTAGAAGAGTTGCGTCAATCGGGGCTGATTCCAGCCGACATGATCATTACACCTACATTGGATGAGTCGAAGTTTATCCGCAATTCACTGGCAAATGTGATCACATCGGGTCTATCTGGTTCTGTGCTGGCAGCGATCGCCGTCTTCATCTTTTTAGGATCACTTCGGCAGACGTTCATTATTGCGCTGACGATTCCGCTGTGTATATTGGCGGCGGCGATCGCCATGAAGTTCTCTGGCTTCTCGCTCAACATTTTTAGCTTGGGTGGCTTGGCAATCACTGTCGGACAAGCCGTTGACACCTCAATTGTAATTCTCGAAAACGTCAGCAGAAGAGTAGAAATGCTCAAGCTCGATCGCCAAGCCACTCTTGCGGAGAATCACAGCCTTGATGGTAACAACAATAACGGCAATCACAACAGCAACGGTAATCACAACGGTAACGGGAGTCACAACGGTAAAGGACACAACACTTACGCTCGTACCCTAATCGCAACCGTTGAGGAAAGTAGTCGTGAGGTTGAATCGTCACTTGTGGCTTCGACCGCTACTAACCTAGTCGCGGTAGTACCCTTTATTCTTGTAGGCGGCTTCATCTCGTTGCTGTTTAACGAACTCATTTTGACAATTTGCTTTGCGGTTGTCGCTTCACTCGTTGTCGCTCTGACCGTTGTGCCAATGTTGGCGGCTCGACTCTTTGCGATTGAGTGGTCGAGCGGTCTCCATCGGCTGTGGTTTCTACGGGCGTTTAACCAACGGTTGGACGGTGCCACCCGATCGTATGGCAATACGCTGGCAAAGTTGATCCGTCGTCCGGCGATCGTCGTTGTGACGACGTTCGTTATTTTAGGCGGCAGCGGTGTCATGATGGCAGGTCAGATTCCGCAAGAAATTTTACCGCGCATCAGTACCGGGCAGGCGAATGTTAATGTCCAGTTTCCGCCTGGTACCTCGCTGGAAACCAATCGGCGCGTGATGGCAGCGGTTGACGATGTGCTTTTAAGACAGCCGGAGACAGATTATGTTTTCACTACAGCAGGCGGTTCGCTGTTTGGCAGTTCGGTGTCGGCGAACCCATCGCGCAGTTCAGGCAGTGTGACGCTGAAAGCAGGTAGCGATGTTGTGGACTTTAGGGAAAGAGTAACGCAAGAAATGAACCAGCTTAACCTTGCAGGTATTCGGGTACGGGTTTCGGCAGGTTCAGTGCGTGGGTTAACTTTGAACAACTCACCTTTACGGGGCGCTGAAGTAGACGTGGTGCTTCAGGGAGAAGACACGGAAGGGTTACGGCAGGCAGGTCGGCAAGTACTAGCAGCGCTAGATGAACAGGTGACCCTCTCTGCGTTTCGTCCGGATGCAGACGATCGCCAACCTGAAGTGCAAATTCGTCCTGACTGGGAGCGCGCCAATGCTCTTGGCTTAACAACTCAGGCGATCGGTAGCACCATTCAAACGGCGATCGAAGGCTCTGTGCCTACTCAATTACAGCGCAATGAGCGTCTGGTGGATGTGCGAGTACAGCTCAATCAAGCGTTGCTCAAACAACCCTCACAGTTGGCGCAACTCCCGCTATTTGTCGATAATGGTGCGCTGGTGCGGTTAAGTGACGTTGCAAAAATTGAAGACGGGCAAGCTCCTGGCGAGATTCAGCGGATTAACCAGCGTTCTGTTTTTCTGATTGCAGGCAACCTCAACAAAGGGGCTAGTTTGGGCGCTGCGCTGGAGGAAGTGCAGCAAATTGTCGCCACGCTAGATTTGCCGGATGGCGTGACGGTTTTGCCCAGCTATGCTGGGCAAACAAACAAAGAGCTTCAAGGTGCTTTGGTTGGGTTAGGTAGCTTGGCAGCTTTCTTAGTCTTTGTTGTCATGGCAGTGCAGTATAACTCTCTGGTTGATCCCTTGGTCATTATCTTGACCGTTCCGTTAGCGTTAGCGGGGGGTATCTTTGGGTTGTTCGTGACACAAACCGCGATCGGTATTACTGTTGTTGTTGGTGCAGTGCTGCTAGTTGGGATCGTCGTTAACAATGCCATCATCATGGTGGAGACGGCAAACCAAATTCGAGAGGAAGAGAGACTCGATCGTGCTGCTGCGATTATGAAAGCTGCTCCTCAACGCTTGCGCCCTATTTTGATGACGACTATTACCACTGTCTTAGGGCTGTTTCCTCTGGCGCTAGGCATTGGCGAAGGTTCAGAATTTTTACAGCCCTTAGGGATTGTGGTGTTCTCCGGTTTAACTCTGGCAACTTTACTAACGTTGTTTATCATTCCTTGCTTCTACATTCTGCTCCACAGCATTTTCAAGCGGGATATCGGAATTGGGCAGCTAGTTAATCGGACGCGATCGCTGGTAATGTCGGGGCGGAAGTCGTAA
- a CDS encoding serine/threonine protein kinase, with protein sequence MSSQSPDYWLGRSLGERDRYRLDRRLGSGGMADVFLATDTLLQQPVALKLLHEKLIQGEFKERFEQEVALCAALKSDHIVQVSDYGVTAEGYPFYVMEYLQGQNLCQLLKQEKKLSVDRAVRIILQVCTGLHLAHHGFNLCRPGATSSERVTVVHRDLKPENIFLVPMALGELVKILDFGIAKIQSDQFRLNATSMFLGTYRYAAPEQFEVGKDLDERADIYSLGLILYEMLSGTDPFGFGATVHHISGGTWAVAHVSQRLVPLRQQRGCKHLSPELEAVVRRCLHKAPHQRFSSVKDLSLALQQFVPEAARVGHSSASWQPVEKALTVSTYFKTAMSTCNNLSTGFKTAGSTLYTALRTITSSSKNSAGKTLPDSAELLDESDLFSYKAVLAAAGVAALLLGLYSFQSATESVSQLTRQELQPAQPIKQPAPVQNSGSSIVRSLVGHSGAVWTIAMSPSEDLLASGSFDRTIKIWNPKTGTLLRTLSGHADAVRSIAISRDGSLLASGSSDTTIKIWNLQTGQLLRTLSGHRGAIWSISISPDGKTLVSGAYDGDIKTWNLQTGELLALPEPGDSVWSVGISPDGKTLVSGAYDRDIKIWNLQTRELLRTLSDSHSEAVRAIAISSDGQTLVSGSWDKTVKVWDLQTGQRLHTLSGHLDRVVSVAISPTAQIIASGSTDRTIKLWDLKTGQLLRTLSGNADWVLSLAFGADGQTLVSAGKDQTVKIWKVGQ encoded by the coding sequence ATGTCGTCTCAATCACCAGACTATTGGCTAGGGCGATCGCTAGGTGAGCGCGATCGTTATCGTCTTGACAGGCGGCTAGGAAGCGGCGGTATGGCAGATGTTTTTCTGGCAACCGACACGCTATTGCAACAGCCAGTTGCCTTGAAGCTACTCCACGAAAAGCTGATACAGGGAGAGTTTAAAGAGCGCTTTGAGCAAGAGGTCGCACTGTGTGCTGCTCTTAAGAGCGATCACATTGTTCAAGTTAGCGATTACGGTGTTACTGCCGAGGGCTACCCATTTTATGTAATGGAGTACTTACAGGGGCAGAACCTGTGCCAACTGCTCAAGCAAGAGAAAAAATTGTCTGTCGATCGCGCCGTTCGGATCATCCTGCAAGTTTGCACGGGCTTACATCTTGCACACCACGGGTTTAACCTGTGCCGTCCGGGTGCAACTTCAAGTGAGCGTGTGACGGTTGTTCATCGTGACCTTAAGCCAGAGAATATCTTTCTAGTGCCGATGGCGCTAGGAGAACTGGTCAAGATTCTGGACTTTGGTATTGCTAAGATTCAGAGCGATCAATTCAGACTCAATGCCACATCTATGTTTCTGGGCACATACCGTTATGCTGCTCCTGAACAGTTTGAAGTCGGCAAAGATTTAGATGAGCGGGCAGATATCTATAGCTTAGGGCTCATTCTTTACGAGATGTTGAGTGGAACAGACCCTTTCGGCTTTGGAGCCACTGTCCACCATATCAGCGGTGGAACTTGGGCTGTTGCGCACGTCTCTCAAAGACTTGTGCCGCTACGTCAGCAGAGAGGATGCAAACACCTATCTCCTGAGCTTGAAGCAGTTGTGAGGCGGTGTCTACACAAAGCACCTCACCAGCGATTTTCATCGGTTAAGGATCTGAGCCTGGCTTTACAGCAGTTTGTTCCTGAAGCAGCCAGAGTTGGTCACTCTTCTGCAAGTTGGCAGCCCGTAGAGAAAGCGTTGACGGTAAGTACCTACTTTAAAACTGCAATGTCCACCTGTAACAACTTATCTACGGGTTTCAAAACTGCTGGTTCAACTCTGTACACAGCCCTACGAACAATTACATCGTCTTCTAAGAATTCTGCTGGTAAAACTTTGCCCGATTCGGCTGAGTTGCTTGATGAATCTGATTTGTTTTCATATAAGGCTGTGCTGGCTGCTGCTGGTGTAGCTGCCTTATTGTTAGGACTCTACTCGTTTCAGTCTGCTACTGAGTCGGTTTCGCAACTGACTAGACAAGAACTGCAACCTGCTCAACCTATCAAGCAGCCAGCGCCAGTTCAAAACTCGGGGTCGTCTATCGTTCGCTCCTTAGTGGGGCATTCGGGTGCAGTTTGGACGATCGCCATGAGTCCTTCAGAAGACTTGCTTGCCAGCGGTAGCTTCGATAGAACCATTAAAATCTGGAATCCAAAAACTGGGACGCTCCTGCGTACCTTATCTGGACATGCTGATGCCGTTAGATCGATCGCCATCAGCCGAGATGGCTCGCTTTTGGCAAGTGGCAGTAGTGACACCACCATTAAAATTTGGAATTTACAAACTGGGCAACTGTTGCGCACTCTCTCAGGGCACAGGGGCGCAATCTGGTCGATTAGCATTAGCCCAGATGGAAAAACCCTGGTGAGCGGTGCCTACGATGGGGATATTAAAACTTGGAATTTACAAACGGGTGAACTGCTTGCCCTGCCAGAGCCTGGCGATTCAGTTTGGTCGGTTGGCATTAGCCCAGATGGAAAAACCCTGGTGAGTGGTGCCTACGATAGGGATATTAAAATTTGGAATCTACAGACTAGAGAACTGCTGCGTACTTTGTCTGACAGTCATTCTGAAGCCGTCAGAGCGATCGCAATTAGTTCAGATGGACAAACTTTAGTGAGTGGTAGCTGGGATAAAACGGTTAAAGTTTGGGATTTGCAAACCGGGCAACGGCTGCATACCCTCTCAGGTCACTTAGATCGGGTGGTGTCTGTTGCAATTAGCCCAACTGCTCAAATCATTGCAAGCGGCAGCACGGATCGAACTATCAAACTCTGGGACTTGAAAACTGGGCAACTGCTACGTACTCTCTCTGGAAATGCTGATTGGGTGCTCTCGCTTGCCTTCGGTGCTGATGGTCAGACGCTTGTCAGTGCTGGTAAAGATCAGACTGTTAAGATCTGGAAGGTGGGTCAATAA
- a CDS encoding sigma-70 family RNA polymerase sigma factor, with translation MHPEQSGYSRESLLNQTDAEVYLALKAGHAAALGILYDRHAGLVYSLALKVLSHSQEAEDLTQDIFMNLSKSTAYEPSRGSLRTFLAILTRSRSRDRLRSRNTAATFLERWRVNKSHEMTTSSPFEQIFYAEQSQEVQAALAQLTEQEQQILRLAYYEGLSQSAIADRLSLPLGTVKSRSRRGLLKLRQTLKNYT, from the coding sequence ATGCATCCTGAACAATCTGGTTACAGCCGGGAATCTTTACTGAACCAGACAGATGCAGAGGTATACCTTGCTTTAAAGGCAGGTCATGCTGCTGCCCTTGGCATTCTTTACGATCGCCACGCTGGATTGGTTTATAGTTTAGCGCTCAAAGTCTTGAGCCACTCTCAAGAAGCAGAAGACTTAACCCAAGATATTTTTATGAACCTGTCTAAATCAACTGCCTATGAACCAAGTCGCGGTTCGCTTAGAACTTTTCTTGCTATTTTGACCCGCTCCCGCTCTCGCGATCGCCTTCGTTCCCGCAATACCGCAGCCACATTTTTAGAACGGTGGCGCGTCAACAAAAGCCACGAAATGACAACGAGTTCTCCTTTTGAGCAAATATTCTATGCTGAACAATCTCAAGAAGTTCAGGCTGCACTAGCTCAGCTAACTGAACAAGAACAACAAATTCTGCGATTGGCTTATTACGAGGGGCTGAGTCAATCTGCGATCGCCGATCGCCTGAGTCTACCTCTAGGAACGGTGAAGTCGCGATCGCGTCGGGGGCTGCTTAAACTGCGGCAAACCCTGAAAAACTACACTTGA